The nucleotide window TATTGTCAAGCCACGGGGCGAACATGCCAGCCATGGTGTCAGCGAACGGAGCGTGGTCAACAATTTCACTTCGCTGGAAAAACAGGTGAAGGCAGTGAGCGAAACTTATGGCGGTAGCGCCCTGGTGGAGGAGTTCATCGATGGCCGCGAATTCAGTATTACCGTTCTGGGTAACTCCTCGGAGAGCGTACTACCCGTGTCTGAGATAATCTATTCGCTGCCGCCGGGGATACCCAGAATCCTCACCTTTGCGGCTAAATGGGAGGCTGATAGCCCTTACTTTCATGGTACCGGAGTGGTCTGTCCGGCTGAAATTACCGCCGGCGAGCGGGAGTGCTTTTCCGGACTGGCGCAGGCTGCCTTCCGCTTCCTGGGCTGCCGGGGCTATGCTAGAATAGACCTGCGGGTGGATGAGGCGGGACAAATAAAGGTTATCGAGATTAATCCTAACCCTGATATTTCTCCGGGTTCAGGGGCAGTACGGCAGGCAGCGGCGGCTGGCATGACTTACAACCAGTTTATCGAAAAGATTGTAAAACTGGCATTAGAGGATGGGTACTATGAGAAGCGAGGTTCGCCGTATGTC belongs to Dehalococcoidales bacterium and includes:
- a CDS encoding ATP-grasp domain-containing protein → MRTRIAIVYNKPCPSRYDATGETKAVVDVLQSVDAVYQALLELGYYAVRVPLSPPVERVRRDLNSLDVDLVFNLFEGFCGYPETEVLVPETLEEMWIACTGCHGSVLKLTIDKAKVKAMMKAAGIPTPDFQVLNPRIMHMFQLKYPCIVKPRGEHASHGVSERSVVNNFTSLEKQVKAVSETYGGSALVEEFIDGREFSITVLGNSSESVLPVSEIIYSLPPGIPRILTFAAKWEADSPYFHGTGVVCPAEITAGERECFSGLAQAAFRFLGCRGYARIDLRVDEAGQIKVIEINPNPDISPGSGAVRQAAAAGMTYNQFIEKIVKLALEDGYYEKRGSPYVSKRQTGPDGDTAAHTRIQTA